A stretch of Cicer arietinum cultivar CDC Frontier isolate Library 1 chromosome 5, Cicar.CDCFrontier_v2.0, whole genome shotgun sequence DNA encodes these proteins:
- the LOC101513932 gene encoding laccase-4-like: MATPHIRIILLMVACLLPLYAEAIVRHYKFNVVMKNATRLCSTKPIVTVNGKFPGPTIYAREDDNVLIKVVNHVKYNVSIHWHGVKQLRTGWADGPAYITQCPIQSGQTYLYNFTLTGQRGTLWWHAHVLWLRATVHGALVILPKLGVPYPFPKPHMEQVIVLGEWWKSDTEAIINEALKSGLAPNISDAHTINGHPGPIQGCSPQGGFSLEVEPKNTYLLRIVNAALNEELFFKVASHQLTVVEVDATYVKPFQTDTIVIAPGQTTNVLLTAKHTTGKYLVAASPFMDAPIVVDNKTATATIHYSGTLGSTITTLTSLPPKNATPLATTFTDSLRSLNSKKYPAKVPLKIDHNLLFTVSLGINPCPTCVNNSRVVAAINNVTFVMPKIALLQAHFFNIKGVFSEDFPGNPPIVYNFTGTQPTNFGTTKGTRLYKLAYNSTVQLVLQDTGMITPENHPIHLHGFNFFVVGRGQGNYNPRKDAKKFNLVDPVERNTIGVPAGGWTAIRFRADNPGVWFMHCHLEIHTTWGLKMAFVVDNGKGPNESVLPPPSDLPKC; the protein is encoded by the exons ATGGCTACGCCGCATATTCGAATTATTCTATTGATGGTAGCATGTTTGCTTCCATTATATGCAGAAGCTATTGTTCGCCACTACAAGTTCAAT GTTGTGATGAAAAATGCCACAAGATTGTGTTCAACCAAGCCAATTGTAACAGTAAATGGAAAGTTCCCTGGTCCCACCATCTATGCTAGGGAAGATGACAATGTTCTAATTAAAGTGGTCAACCATGTCAAATACAATGTTAGCATACACTG GCATGGGGTCAAACAATTAAGAACGGGTTGGGCTGATGGGCCAGCATACATAACCCAATGTCCAATTCAATCGGGCCAGACCTATTTGTACAACTTCACTCTTACGGGCCAAAGAGGCACACTTTGGTGGCATGCTCATGTTCTTTGGCTTAGGGCCACTGTTCATGGTGCCTTGGTTATCTTGCCAAAGCTTGGAGTTCCTTACCCTTTTCCAAAACCTCATATGGAGCAAGTTATTGTATTGG GTGAATGGTGGAAGTCAGATACTGAGGCTATAATAAATGAAGCTTTGAAATCTGGATTGGCTCCAAATATCTCTGATGCACACACAATAAATGGTCATCCAGGACCTATCCAAGGCTGTTCTCCACAAG GAGGATTTTCATTGGAAGTTGAGCCTAAAAATACATACTTGCTAAGAATTGTCAATGCTGCACTCAATGAAGAACTATTCTTTAAGGTTGCTAGCCATCAATTAACAGTTGTTGAGGTTGATGCAACCTATGTAAAACCTTTTCAAACAGATACCATTGTGATAGCACCTGGCCAAACCACAAATGTTCTTCTAACAGCAAAACACACAACTGGAAAATACTTAGTTGCAGCCTCTCCTTTCATGGATGCTCCAATTGTAGTTGACAACAAAACTGCCACTGCCACTATACACTATTCAGGCACACTTGGTTCCACAATCACCACTTTAACTTCACTTCCTCCCAAAAATgctactccacttgctactacTTTCACAGACTCTCTTAGAAGCTTAAACTCCAAAAAATATCCTGCTAAAGTTCCATTGAAAATTGATCATAACTTATTATTCACTGTTTCACTTGGTATCAATCCTTGTCCTACATGTGTGAATAATAGTCGTGTTGTAGCTGCTATTAACAATGTTACCTTTGTGATGCCTAAAATTGCCCTTCTTCAAGcacattttttcaatattaaagGTGTTTTTAGTGAAGATTTTCCTGGAAATCCTCCTATAGTTTATAACTTCACTGGAACACAACCAACAAATTTTGGTACCACAAAAGGGACAAGGCTTTATAAACTTGCTTATAACTCTACAGTTCAATTGGTTTTGCAAGATACTGGAATGATAACTCCTGAAAACCATCCTATTCATCTTCATGGGTTCAATTTCTTTGTAGTTGGTAGGGGACAAGGGAACTATAATCCTAGAAAGGATGCAAAAAAGTTTAACCTTGTTGATCCTGTCGAGAGGAATACAATAGGTGTTCCAGCCGGAGGTTGGACTGCTATTAGATTCAGGGCTGATAATCCAG GCGTGTGGTTTATGCATTGCCATTTGGAAATTCATACAACATGGGGACTAAAGATGGCATTTGTTGTGGACAATGGTAAAGGACCAAATGAATCTGTATTACCACCTCCAAGTGACCTCCCCAAGTGTTGA